ATGGGCATGCAGCAGGATGCCGACCGGCTCACCGCCCGCATGGTCAAAGCCATGCAGAACCCCTACGTATGCGCCATTGCTCACCCGACCGGCCGCGTCCTCGCCCAGCGTGACCCGTATCCCCTTCACTTCGACGAAGTGCTCCGCGTGGCGAAGGAGACCGGCACTGCCCTCGAGATCAACGCCTATGCTGACAGGCTCGACCTCAACGACGTACAGGCCCGTGCGGCGCGCGATGCCGGGGTGAAGCTGCTGATTGACACTGATGCGCATGCTCCCGCGCACCTGCCCATGATGCGTCTCGGCGTGGCCACGGCGCGCCGCGGTTGGGTGCGGAAGGCCGATGTTCTCAACACACTGCCCCTTGATGGCCTTCTGGCCGCCCTGAGCGTCAAGAGCCACGCTCAATCAGGCAGCCAGCGTACAGCGCATGAGAACCCCGACACGGCTTGACAGTCGTTACGGAATAGGATACAATTGAACATGTTATGAGTACGATATCGCCGAGCCCATCCATGGCCATCTTTGGCAAAGCCAGACGTGCTGTACTGGCAATGCTTTACGGACGGCCAGAGCAGTCGTTCTACCTCCGAGAGATCGCCCGCGCGGCAGGTGTGGGCCTGGGTGCGGTGCAGCGCGAGTTGGCGCGCCTCACGAGGGCGGGGATTCTGACGCGGACCGTGAGCGGCAGGCAAGTGTACTTCCGGGCCAACCCTGAATGTCCAATCTACGGGGAGCTGCGGGACATGATGTGGAAGACAGCGGGCCTTGCGGACGTGCTCCGGGAGGCGCTGTCGCCACTGGCGGACCGGATTGTGGCAGCGTTTGTCTATGGAGCCTTGGCGGAGGGGGACGCGGCTCCGGAGCGCGAGGCCAAGGTGATGGTGATCGGGGAGGTGGGCGCTGGTGAGGTGGCGGCGGCGCTCGCGGGGGCAGACAGCAGGATCGGCCGGGCCATAAAGCCTATCGTTATGCGCCCCAATGACTTCCGTCAGAAGGCGAAGGCGGGCCACCCGCTGATCACGGCCATCATCGCCGGGCCGAAGATTCACCTCCTTGGTGAGTGACTAGGGGATCAGGGCTGCCCGACTGGCGCGGCAGGGGCAGTGAGAGCCGCGAACCAGGCCCAGATGCGATCGGGCTCTCCATCGGGGAAGAAGTGGCCGAGCTGGGGCACCTCGCGGTAGGTGACTGTGAACCCCGCCTGCTCCAGGCGGGCGCGTGAGGCCCGGGCGCGCTCGGCGGGGATGCGGTCGTCGGTGGCGCCATGGGCAATGTAGATGCCCATGCCGCGGGCTTTTAGCAGGATGGCGTCGGCCTCGGGCCCGGGTCGGGCCACGAGGGCTCCGCTCACGGGGGCGATGGCTCGGAAGAGCTCCGGGCTCCTCAAGCCGAACGTGTAGCTGTAGGTGCCTCCCTGGGAGAAGCCGGTGAGGAGCACGCGCGAGGGGTCCACATGGAAGGTGGCCATGACCTTGCGTATGGTGGCGAGCAGGTCCTTTTCATCCGCCATGTCCCACAGACGCTTCTTCTGGTCCTTGCATTCGGGTCCGGCGACCAGGAATGCCCCTGTGCGTTCGGCGACGAGGCCCCACGCGGAGACGAACCGAGAGCCATGGAGGCCGGCCGGGTGCAGGACCACCACGAGGGGGTAGGGCTTGGCCCTGTCGTAGGTCTTCGGGACGTAGAGCCAGCAGTCGCGGCGCGGCTGGCCCTCGGCCGGCAGGCGCATGAGGCCGGTGGCCGTTTCGGGCGGGGGTTCCGCCGGCGGGGCGGCGAGGGCGAGGCAGGCACTGAGCAGGCAGGCGGCGTGAATCGGGCGGCCTCCTATCCGGTCAGGTCGGCAAGCAGGCGGGCGAAGGCCAGGCGCAGGGTGCTCTCGACTTCGGGCCGAAGGGGCAGCGTGCCATAGAGACGGGGCGCCGCCTCGACCTCGTAGCCGCCCTCGGCGAAGGCGGTCGCCGTGGGCACGTAGCCGATGCTCCCGTTGACGCACGCCAGCGGAAACGTGTGGGGAAACGGGGAGAGCTCCAGCAGAATCTTCTCGTACTCGGCGAAGGGCTTGGCGGCGACGCCGAGGAGGGCGATCGGGCCGATGGCGATGCCCTGAAGCTCGACCTCGAGCGGCGGCGCCTGGCGGCCCTCGTGCGCCGCCTGGACGAGCTGCGAGGCCCAGTCCACACGGATGCGACGGCGGATGATCTCGGCCTTGTCTTCGCCGCGTCCGAGGATGGCGTTCAGGCGCTCGCGCTCGGCGAAGAGGAGGCGTTCGGCCTCCTCGAGCGAGGGCGGCGGCTGGAGCGGCAGCGGCACGCGGAGGACGCGGGCGCGCAGGGCGAGCCCGTCGGCGGGGCGGATGGCCTTCATCTCCTCCAGCACGGCCCGGGAGAGCGCCGTGCCCAGGGTCTCGGCCTCGTCGAAGGAGCGCTTCGAGTGCTGTGCATCCACGTCCCCTGCAAAGCCGAGGGCGAAGAGGCCCACGGCGTTGCCGCCGTAGTTCTCCTCGATGGCGCGCTCGGCGAAGCCGGCATAGTCGCCGGAGATCTGGAGGTTCTCGGGTCCCAGGACATTCGGGTGGGCGCCATAGGTGAACAGGATGGCGAGGGGCCCGCCGCCCTGCTCGGCGGCGACCAGGACGCGCGTGTAGGGAGAGGCATAGCCGGGGCGACCCTGGGGTTGCGGGGCGCCCGTGTCTTGCCGGCCGGCCCGGCGGTTGACGCCGAGGTAGACCTTGCCGCGCCCGGCGCCGATGGAGGCGGGGCGCAGGACGCGTGCGGCGGCCCGCACCACCCCCAGCAGGCGGTCGTGGAGGGTCTCCAGATAGAAGGGGTCGGGGGTGTTCACGCGGTGGCCGGCGACGAGCGGCCCGGCGTGGGTGTGCGAGACGGCCAGGAGGCTGTGGGTGGGCGGAATGCCAAGCTCTTGGGCGATCCTGCCGCGCACATCGTTCGCAAAGGCGGGGGTCACCTCGGGGAGGTCGGCCGAGATCAGGGCCACACGCTGCGCGCCGTCGTCGAGCACGAGCGCGCGCGCAAAGAGCGGGTCGTGGATGCCCTGGGCCGGATCGGCCCGGGCCACGTAGCCGCCCATCGGCAGCCCCTTGGGCGGGGTGATCTCGATCCGGGCGCTGCCAGCGCGCATCCCAACACTCCCAGGCTCCGGGTGAGCCTCTGTGGCGAGAAGGCGGACGTTCTGCGTGCGATGCTAACATGTCGCACGCCGATTTGCAAGACGCAGGGAATGCCGCTATCATCGTCCGAGCGTGCCGCGCGCCTTCGTGCCGGGCCGTGTGGCCGGGCCGGCCGCGGATGCCCTGAGGCAGCAAGGAGAGCTTTCGTGAGAGCAGTGGAGCGCTGGGTGACGGTCCTGGTGGCCACGGCGGCGCTGGCGGGAACCTGCCTTGGAGGCGCGACGGGAGAGTGGCCCCAGTGGCGCGGGCCGAACCGCAACGGCCTCTCGGCCGAGACCGGCCTGCTCAAGCAGTAGCCCGACGGGGGGCCGAAGCTGCTGTGGACCGCCAAGGGGATCGGCGAGGGCTTCTCGACGGTGGCCGTGGCGGGCGGCCTGATCTACACGGTGGGCAATGTGGGCGGCGACGCGCTGCTCACAGCGCTCGATCTGGCCGGCAAGACCCAGTGGCAGGTCAAGGTGGGACCCGCGCACAAGGTGGACCATCCCGGCACGCGCAGCACGCCCACGGTGGACGGTGCTCTGCTCTACTACGAGAACCCCGATGGCACGCTCTCGTGCCTCGAGGCCAAGAGCGGCAAGCAGGTCTGGGCGCTCAACATCCTGGGGACTTTTGGCGGCCGCAACATCACCTGGGCGCTCGCCGAGTCGCCCCTCGTGGATGGCGAGCAGTTGATCGTCTGCCCCGGCGGCCCCGAGGCCGCGATGGTCGCACTCGACAAGAAGACCGGCAAGACCCTGTGGGTGTGCAAGGGCGCGGGCGACAACCCCGGCTATGCCTCGCCCATCGTCGTAGACTACCAGGGCCTGCGCCAGTATGTGACCATGACCTCTAACGCCGCCATCGGCGTCCACGCCAGGACCGGCGCCTTGCTGTGGCGCTTCGAGCATAAGACCTCGTACGACTGCAATATCCCCGACCCCATCTACGCCGACGGCCACGTGTTCATCAACAGCGGCTACGGCAGCGGCGGCGAGCTGCTCAAGCTCACAGTCGAGGGTGAGAAGTGCTCCGTCACGAAGGTCTGGGAGACCAAGGCCCTCGATAACCACCATGGCGGCATCGTCCTGGTCAATGGCTTCCTCTACGGCTCTACCCACCGCGGCAAATGGGTGTGCCTGGACTTCAAGACGGGCGCCGTGAAGTACACGGCCGACGGCGTGGGCAAGGGTTCGGTGACGTATGCCGACGGCATGCTCTACACGTATAGCGAGCGCGGCGCCGTGGGCCTCGTGAAGGCCACGCCCGACGGGCACGACGTCGTCAGCCAATTCCGCGTGCCGGCCGGCGGCAAAGGCCCCAATTGGCCGCACCCCGTGGTGTGCGGGGGGCGCCTCTACCTGCGGCACGGCGACCTGTTGTTCGCCTACGACATCAAAGCGCAGTAGCGCCCTGGAGCCCAGGCCATGATCCCACGCATCCCCGTGCTCGCGTTGCTGCTGAGCCTGGCGGGCGCCACCGCCGGCGAGTCGAAGCTCGACGAGGCCCTCCGCACCCTCCGGGTGCCGCCCGCCTGGCTCGACGAGGTCCAGACCAACTACAACACGCAAACGCCGTGGAAGGACGCGCGCCTGCACATCCGCCAGCTCCTCGCCGAGGGCAAGAACCGCGAGGCCATCAAGCTCACCTACCTCTACCACGTCGTGCAGAAGAACGGCTCGGCCGACGGCCACGAGTACCCCATGTACCTCTATCTCGGCGGCGAGCATGCCTGGGCGCTGAAGGTCTACGCCGAGCGCCTCGCGCCCAAGCCCAAGGGCGCCGTCTTCGAGTACAACGCCCTCGCCTCGCTGTACGCCCGATTCGGCGAGTACGCCAAGGCGATCCAGACGCTTCAGGACGGCCTCGCACACCTGCCCGACCCGCCGTGGGCGATCAACGGCCGGGCCAGCCTGAACGACAGGCTGGGCGACCTCTACGCCCAGATGGGCGACCTGGCGAAGGCCCGGCAGCACTACGAGGAGGCCATCCGCCTCTTCCCCACCTCGGACCAGCCCTACGGCCGCCACCTGCTCCACCGCAACGCCGCCAAGGTGCAGGCCAAGCTCGACCTCATGAACCGCAAAGCCCTCGACATCAAGGCCCTCCAGGACGGCACCTACCGTGGCACCAGCCTGGGCTACGTCAAGGACGTGGTCGCCACGGTGAGGCTCGCGGGCGGGAAGATCGCCGACATCAGGCTCCAGCACGAGGAGAAGATTGACCTGGGCGCGACCAAGAGCGTGCCGAAGCAGATCCTCGAGCGCCAGGGCCTGGACGTGGACGCCGTCACCGGCGCCACGGTCACCACGCAGGCCATCGTCGAGGCCGTCTACCGCGCCCTCCAGCAGGCCGGGATGAAGTGAGCGTCGCGCCGTTGACGCCGCCGGCAAACGGGGCTACAATGAGACTGGCCGCCCAACAGCGCATTACGAGGGTTGTGCTATCGTGAGTGCAATCCCAGTTCCCAATTCCGGCTGCGCCATGGGGCCGAGTGCAGATCGCGAGGTGTCGCGAGTGGCGGTCGAGTTCAACCACCGACGTCTCGTGGCGCGCGCCAGCGCGCGGCGCAGCAAGATGATCGCGTTCGGCTACTACGGCGGCAAGTTCTCCCATCTCGACTTCATCCTGCCATTGCTGCCCACGCACTTCACTCATTTCTGTGAACCGTTCGGCGGGTCCGCTGCTGTGCTGATCAACCGCCCGCCCGCTCCCGTTGAGACGTATAATGATCTCGACTCGGAGGTGACGAACTTCTTTCGCTGCCTTCGCGATCAAGGAGAGGAGTTGGTCAGGCTCATTAGCCTCACTCCTTTCTCTCGCGAAGAGTTGGTCAAGGCATGTACCCCGGAACCGTGCCTGAGTCCACTGGAGCGCGCGCGACGGTTCTTCGTACGGGCGCGCCAGACTCGCACCGGACTCGCCCAGACAAGCTCAGAGGGACGCTGGGCGCACTGTGTTCTTACGTCGCGTGCGGCAATGGCGGGGGCCGTGTCGCGATGGCTTGGAAGCGTAGAAGGCCTACCTCAGATCGTTCAGCGCTTCCAGCGTGTTCAGGTTGAGAACGCACCCGCTATCGAGGTTATCCGGCGCTACGACTCACCAGAGACCCTCTTCTACTGCGACCCGCCCTATCCCCACGAGGCGCGCGGGGATGTGAAGGCGTACGGATTCGAGATGACCGACCGCGAACATGCGGAGCTGGCCGAGGTCCTGCGTGGGGTCCGTGGAGCGGCCGCCGTCTCCGGCTACCGCTGCTCACTCATGGACCGGCTCTACGATGGCTGGCGGCGCGTGGATGCACCAACACGCCTCTGCAATTCCTCCAAAGGGGAACGCACCGAATCAGTCTGGCTGAACTACCCGCCTTTCACCTATCCAACTGCTGAAGGCACGGTGAAGGCCAGTGCCTCGTGCCTGTTCGAAAAGCGAATTCAGTACAAGGTGCGGAAGCGTGCCAAGAAAGAGTAGCACGGAACCCACTCTCGATCTCGCGTGCGCGGCTGCGATTCTGAGGGATCAGTGGCACGTCGTTACAACCGCCGCGGCGCACGATGCCAGTCTCCGCTACGTCGCGGCTTCTCAAGCAGTGGATGCCATCCGCTCCTGTATCAATCACAGACAAGTTGCATACAGATTCTGCCTGCCCACCCAGCTCCTTGGGAAGCTCACGAACCCATCGCTCGACTGCCTACGTCTTCAGAGGAAGAAGGGCGACCTAGGTGACGTAACCGGTTGGGACGCCCGCAGCCTAGCGAGCAAAGTGGTTGCCCCCTTCAACCAAGAACAGGAGTGCATCCTCGGCGCATCGAGCGATCCCTATGTAGGGAACCCCATGCGCATTCCGCGCATGGTTCGGAATGACTCAAGCAAGAAGGATGTAGCGGGCTGGAACGTCTTGGTAGAGGTGCTCGAGCAGGTGGAATCGCGAGGCAGTCCTGAGTACACGTTGTCGATCTTCCGGCAGGTGCTTCTCGAGATGTTCCGCCGCCAACAGACTCTCCGCTTTTCCTACCCGCTGCCTCCACGTGTCAGCTTGGATGCTGCCCTGGCTCTCGGGCGTCAGTTTCTTGGCGAGAAGTCGGGTGGTGATCGTGCCCTCGCGCTCTGCGGGGCGCTGTTCGATGCCATTGGCAGCCATTTCGGTCTTTACGCGCGAGTGAACCGCGCCAGGATCAATGCCAGCGACGAGGCCATTGGCCAGGCAGCGGACCTGGAATGTGTGGATGCCGATGGCAAGGTTGTCATCGCCGTAGAGGTCAAAGATCGGATCTTGACTCTGGCGGACGTCGAGGGCACACTCCGCAAGTCGCGTCAACGCGCGATCAAGGATATCTTCTTCGCGGCAAGCGCGGTCCAGGCCGATCACAAGAGCGCCATCGAAGAACGAGTTGCCAAGGCATTCGCTGGAGGCCAGAACCTGTACGTATTCGACTTCTTCGACCTGGCTCGAAGCGTGCTTGCCCTCGGTGGTGAAGCAATGCGAGCCACCTTCCTCCGCAAGATCGGTGAGCACCTGGACTCCTGGAATACGCAACCCGCCAATCGCCAAGCCTGGAAGCAGCTGCTTGAGTCGATATAGGCAAGATGATAGCTGTGATGGCCTAGCTGGAGGGAGGCGGCGAGGGTTGTATGTCCCCCTCCGCCGGACTTGCCAGGCTTTGGCCTTCATGCTGTTCCTTGCCATCCTCCTCCATGTGGCCTGGCCGTACGGCGATCGGTTCTCGACGCGCCTCTTCGCCGACAAGGAGCGGGTGCCGGCCGAGCTGTTCCTGTGGCTCGACCCGCTGGCCTCGGCCGCGGCGGCGCTCGCGGGCCGTTGCGTGGGGGTGTTCCTGTTGTGGGCAGCGGGCATTCTGGCCGTCTCGCTCGTCCTGCCGCGCGTGTTCTGCTCGCACCTGTGCCCGCTGGGCGCGACGATTGACCTGGCCGACTGGGCCGTGGGCCGTCGGCTGAAGCGGCTGCATTTGCGCCGGCGCGGAGCCTGGGTCCATGCGAAGTACTATGTGCTCGCGGCAGTTCTGGCGGCGGGAGCTTTCGGCGGCATGCTCGCCGGCTACGTGGCGGCGATCCCCGTGACGACGCGCGGCTACGTGTTCCTCCTCGCCCCGGCCCAGCTCGCGGCGATGAAACACGCGAGCATGGTGCGGCCGGTGTCGTGGGACTACTGGCTCTCGCTTGCGCTGTTCATGAGCATCATCGGGCTGGGGGTTCTCGGGCGGCGGTTCTGGTGCCGCACGCTGTGCCCGAGCGGGGCGCTCTTCTCGCTCGTCAGCCCGCTGCGGCTGCGCGAGCGACGGGTCACGGCGGCGTGCATCGGGTGCGGCAAGTGCGTGAGGGCGTGCTCGTTCGACGCGATTCGGCCCGATTTCTCGACGCGGTCCGCCGAGTGCGCCTTCTGCCCCGACTGCGCCGCGGTCTGCCCGGTGGACGCCATCGAGTTCGCGTGGCGGCATCAAGGCCGTCGCGCCTCTTGTCATTCCGAGCAAAGCGAGGCGAAGTCGAGGAACCTCTCTGGGGGCGAGCGCACCGCAGGGGAGAATGCCGCGCGTGCGAAGGCCGGCCCCCCCGAAAGGTGCTTCGACAAGCTCAGCATGACAGACGTGGGGTGCATCCCGCGCTCTCACGAGCCGGTTGACGGCGATCGCGGTGCCTGGCCCTATGACCCCAGCCTCTCGCGGCGCGCTCTCCTCGGGGCATCAGCCTCAGGCGCTTTGGCTGCCGTGGGCATCGCGGCCGGGCCGCGGCCCAAGCTGCTGCGCCCGCCCGGCAGCCTGCGCGAGGACCGGTTCCTTCAGCGCTGCGTGCGCTGCGGCCTGTGCCTGAAGGTCTGCCCCGGTCCCGTGCTGCATCCCGCGGGCCTCTCGGCCGGGCTCGAGGCGGTGTGGACGCCGGTCGCCGTGCCCTCGTGGGCGGGATGCCACCAGGACTGCAATTTCTGCGGCCAGGCCTGCCCCACGGGCGCGATTCGCGCGCTGCCCATTGCGGCGAAGCGGAAGACGCACATGGGCCTGGCCGTGGTGAACCCGAAGACGTGTCTGCCGCACAGCGGGCGGCGCGACTGCCAGCTCTGCTACGACGAGTGCCGCGCGGCCGGTTACCACGCCATCGAGATGCGCGAGATTCGCCTCGAGGTAGGCAACGTGCCCGAGGGCGTGATGTCGGCCGCGGAACTCGACGAGGCGAGCCGCATCCTCGCCCCGTTCGTCAAGCCCGAGGCCTGCGTGGGCTGCGGTCTGTGCGAGTACCGCTGCGGCGTGACCTGGGCCAAGCAGCAGCACCTGCTGGACTCCAGCGCCATCGTTGTGGTGGCGGAGAATGAAGACAGGCCCGCGTGAGGCGACTGGAAGGCGAATACCCAACACTCAACACCCAACGCTCAATAACCAGGCAAAAGAGGCCCTCTTGCATGGCCCCGTTGTGCGGCTTCGGCCACGGGTCTGTTTGCGTTCTCCTGCGTAGCGACAAGCGTCCTGCTTGTCGAGAACCACCGCAAGCGGGACGCTTGCGGCTACGTTTGAGGCCCTGACCGATGCACCGTGGTTCTGGACACTGCAAGCTGATTCGCGGCCGGAGTAGTACTTGGACACTGATCATTGGGTGTTGGAGATTGGTGATTCGATCGCGGGCTGACGCGGTTGTGCGTCGCATCAGGGGAAGAGCGCGCGCAACCGCTTCTCGTAGCTACGGCACAGGGCGGCCGCAACGGCGATCTTGGCCGCTTCGACGGCGACAAAGGGCGTGATGCCGCGAGCAACGGCCGCGGGCACTCCGAAGCCGATGCCAAACGCCAGCCATGCGGCGCCGCAGGCGAGCAGCAGCGCGTCGCCCAGCGCCATCGCCAGCACAAGGCGGCCCAGGGACGGCGCGGCCGCGCGGCGCACCAGCGCGCCGATCACCCACCCCGCCGCCACGAAGCCCACGAGATAGCCCGTTGTGGCACCCAGCCACTGGCCCGTGAAGATGGGCGCGCCCACCGCGCCGAGCGCGAGATAGGACGACAGGGCCACCGTGCCCAGCCGCGGCCCCAGCCCCGCGCCTGCGACCAGCACGAAAAACGTCTGAAGCGTGAACGGCACCTCGCTCAGCGGCGTGTAGAGGCGCACCTCGGCGGCGAGCGCCAGGCACGCCACCATCGCGCCCACCCCGATGGCCGCCACCGTGCGGCGATCGGCCACCACCTCGCGCGTCCACACCGAAGCCACGGCGTTTGAACTGTTCACGGGCGGGAACATCCTCGCAACAGGGACCGGAGAGACTGATGCTTCATCGCAGCCGAACGCCCCATAGGATACCCGTCCCACGGGCGCGGGTCAAGCGGGTCAGGTCGGCGACGGCCCGGCACCCCTTGCCGCCGGCGATGGGTGCCCGAAGACTCCGCACACGCTTTGTGCGCATCCGCGCTCGGGTTAGTGGCCTGTTCCCCCGCGGGGCGGAACGGGAGCGATGTGCCGCAGCTCGGGCTGCGTGGTGGCGGCCTCGATGGCCTGGATGGCTTCCCTGACCGCACTGACGCGGCGGTCGTTGAGTTCGCCGCCGGGGAACTCATTCCTCTTGACCTGTGCGTTGAACTCCGCGATGAGTTCCTTCAGCGCGGGAATCGCCTCTCGGGCGGCCGAGCCGTAGGCCATGAGTTCCTTCATGATCACCCCGGTGCGGTTCTCACTGCCGTGGCCGCCCTGGGTGCGGGCGAAGAGGACGCCCGCTGCGATGCCCTCCTTGAAGCGGTACTTCGTCAGCGCCTTGAACGCGCCCATGCGGATTTCGTTGCCGAACATCGTGTCGGCCGGGCTGCGCGTCTTGAGGGCCGCGAGGAGGTCGGGCGCTAGCGCCTGAACGTCCTCCAGGGTCAGGCGGTTCTCGAAGACACTCCTCAGCGTGGCCCGGGCCATGCCATCTGCGTTCGTGGCGACGGCCCGGATCGCAGGGTAGAGCAGTTTGGGGTCGGCATCCTTCAGGGCATCGGCCAGCGGCCCCTGGAATAGCGCGGCGGCCAATTGGCCTTGCGCGAGTTGCACGGGATCGGCCCAGTTGACCGGTTGGAGCGGCTCAGCCATCCGGGCGGCGGCTCGCAGAAGGTCGGGGAGGGCTGGCTTGGCCGCGGCTCCCATCTTGCGGATCGCCTGCGCGGCCTTGAACCGCACCCAGCGGTCGTCGTGGGTGAGCAGGCCGATGAGCGCGGGCAGCGCCTCGGCGCTCTTGAGGTGGCCGAGCGCCTCGCAGGCGCCCTGGCTGGCGTGCGCGTCCTTGCCCTTCGCCAGGGCGATCAACTGGGGCACCATGTCCTGGGCTTCGGGGCGTGCGGCCAGCTCCTCCGCCGCCCAGCCGCGGACAATGGGCGACCAGTCGCCGAACGCCGCTACCAGCTCCTGTGGGCTCTTCTGCTTGCGGTCCAGGTCGAACCGTCCGGAGGCGATGGCCGCCGCCACGTCCTTCTGGCTCAGCCAATCCGCGGGTTTCGCGCCCTTGCCGGTGATGTGGAGCTTTCTGAGCGGAAGGGCGTAGGTGAGAACGTAGCAGGCGTTCGGGCTGAGGCCGTAGTAGCCGCTCTTGCCGTAGTACGTGTCATCGTCCGTCCGGCCGGCGCCGTACTGCTCGCCGCCGTCGTAGGTGAACGACCCGTCGCACCGGCGCACGAGGTCGAGGTGCCACGCTGCCTCCTTGAAGAAGGCGGCCGCCGCGGCCGGGCCGCCCACGTTCGCCCCCAGGGCGCCCCACAGGTAGCTGAAGCCCTGGCCCGTGTGGCCGTACTCGCGGTTCCTGTAGGCGGCGGTGGCCATGCGGGCGAAGAACTGGGCGTCCTTGGCCCGGTTGCCCTGGATGGCGAAGAGCAGGGCGGTCATGGAGTTCTTGCCGTTGTTCTCGTGGTAGGGCCAGGGCTCGTGTTCCCCGTAGGGGATGGCGCCCTTGTCGGTGAAGTAGCCGAAGAACCCGTTGGCCCTCTGAATGGCGGGTTGGACCTCAGGGTCCTTTACGCCGCACTTGGCGCCCAGGACGATGGCGAGGTTGGCCGGAAGGCCGGCCGCGTTCACCGGGCCGTAGGGCGGGATGGAGCCGT
This window of the Planctomycetota bacterium genome carries:
- a CDS encoding neutral/alkaline non-lysosomal ceramidase N-terminal domain-containing protein codes for the protein MRAGSARIEITPPKGLPMGGYVARADPAQGIHDPLFARALVLDDGAQRVALISADLPEVTPAFANDVRGRIAQELGIPPTHSLLAVSHTHAGPLVAGHRVNTPDPFYLETLHDRLLGVVRAAARVLRPASIGAGRGKVYLGVNRRAGRQDTGAPQPQGRPGYASPYTRVLVAAEQGGGPLAILFTYGAHPNVLGPENLQISGDYAGFAERAIEENYGGNAVGLFALGFAGDVDAQHSKRSFDEAETLGTALSRAVLEEMKAIRPADGLALRARVLRVPLPLQPPPSLEEAERLLFAERERLNAILGRGEDKAEIIRRRIRVDWASQLVQAAHEGRQAPPLEVELQGIAIGPIALLGVAAKPFAEYEKILLELSPFPHTFPLACVNGSIGYVPTATAFAEGGYEVEAAPRLYGTLPLRPEVESTLRLAFARLLADLTG
- a CDS encoding FMN-binding protein, whose protein sequence is MIPRIPVLALLLSLAGATAGESKLDEALRTLRVPPAWLDEVQTNYNTQTPWKDARLHIRQLLAEGKNREAIKLTYLYHVVQKNGSADGHEYPMYLYLGGEHAWALKVYAERLAPKPKGAVFEYNALASLYARFGEYAKAIQTLQDGLAHLPDPPWAINGRASLNDRLGDLYAQMGDLAKARQHYEEAIRLFPTSDQPYGRHLLHRNAAKVQAKLDLMNRKALDIKALQDGTYRGTSLGYVKDVVATVRLAGGKIADIRLQHEEKIDLGATKSVPKQILERQGLDVDAVTGATVTTQAIVEAVYRALQQAGMK
- a CDS encoding winged helix-turn-helix domain-containing protein, with protein sequence MAIFGKARRAVLAMLYGRPEQSFYLREIARAAGVGLGAVQRELARLTRAGILTRTVSGRQVYFRANPECPIYGELRDMMWKTAGLADVLREALSPLADRIVAAFVYGALAEGDAAPEREAKVMVIGEVGAGEVAAALAGADSRIGRAIKPIVMRPNDFRQKAKAGHPLITAIIAGPKIHLLGE
- a CDS encoding prolyl oligopeptidase family serine peptidase, which gives rise to MRLPAEGQPRRDCWLYVPKTYDRAKPYPLVVVLHPAGLHGSRFVSAWGLVAERTGAFLVAGPECKDQKKRLWDMADEKDLLATIRKVMATFHVDPSRVLLTGFSQGGTYSYTFGLRSPELFRAIAPVSGALVARPGPEADAILLKARGMGIYIAHGATDDRIPAERARASRARLEQAGFTVTYREVPQLGHFFPDGEPDRIWAWFAALTAPAAPVGQP
- a CDS encoding PQQ-like beta-propeller repeat protein; this encodes MWTAKGIGEGFSTVAVAGGLIYTVGNVGGDALLTALDLAGKTQWQVKVGPAHKVDHPGTRSTPTVDGALLYYENPDGTLSCLEAKSGKQVWALNILGTFGGRNITWALAESPLVDGEQLIVCPGGPEAAMVALDKKTGKTLWVCKGAGDNPGYASPIVVDYQGLRQYVTMTSNAAIGVHARTGALLWRFEHKTSYDCNIPDPIYADGHVFINSGYGSGGELLKLTVEGEKCSVTKVWETKALDNHHGGIVLVNGFLYGSTHRGKWVCLDFKTGAVKYTADGVGKGSVTYADGMLYTYSERGAVGLVKATPDGHDVVSQFRVPAGGKGPNWPHPVVCGGRLYLRHGDLLFAYDIKAQ
- a CDS encoding biotin transporter BioY, yielding MNSSNAVASVWTREVVADRRTVAAIGVGAMVACLALAAEVRLYTPLSEVPFTLQTFFVLVAGAGLGPRLGTVALSSYLALGAVGAPIFTGQWLGATTGYLVGFVAAGWVIGALVRRAAAPSLGRLVLAMALGDALLLACGAAWLAFGIGFGVPAAVARGITPFVAVEAAKIAVAAALCRSYEKRLRALFP
- a CDS encoding DNA adenine methylase, coding for MIAFGYYGGKFSHLDFILPLLPTHFTHFCEPFGGSAAVLINRPPAPVETYNDLDSEVTNFFRCLRDQGEELVRLISLTPFSREELVKACTPEPCLSPLERARRFFVRARQTRTGLAQTSSEGRWAHCVLTSRAAMAGAVSRWLGSVEGLPQIVQRFQRVQVENAPAIEVIRRYDSPETLFYCDPPYPHEARGDVKAYGFEMTDREHAELAEVLRGVRGAAAVSGYRCSLMDRLYDGWRRVDAPTRLCNSSKGERTESVWLNYPPFTYPTAEGTVKASASCLFEKRIQYKVRKRAKKE
- a CDS encoding 4Fe-4S binding protein, whose translation is MLFLAILLHVAWPYGDRFSTRLFADKERVPAELFLWLDPLASAAAALAGRCVGVFLLWAAGILAVSLVLPRVFCSHLCPLGATIDLADWAVGRRLKRLHLRRRGAWVHAKYYVLAAVLAAGAFGGMLAGYVAAIPVTTRGYVFLLAPAQLAAMKHASMVRPVSWDYWLSLALFMSIIGLGVLGRRFWCRTLCPSGALFSLVSPLRLRERRVTAACIGCGKCVRACSFDAIRPDFSTRSAECAFCPDCAAVCPVDAIEFAWRHQGRRASCHSEQSEAKSRNLSGGERTAGENAARAKAGPPERCFDKLSMTDVGCIPRSHEPVDGDRGAWPYDPSLSRRALLGASASGALAAVGIAAGPRPKLLRPPGSLREDRFLQRCVRCGLCLKVCPGPVLHPAGLSAGLEAVWTPVAVPSWAGCHQDCNFCGQACPTGAIRALPIAAKRKTHMGLAVVNPKTCLPHSGRRDCQLCYDECRAAGYHAIEMREIRLEVGNVPEGVMSAAELDEASRILAPFVKPEACVGCGLCEYRCGVTWAKQQHLLDSSAIVVVAENEDRPA
- a CDS encoding restriction endonuclease, SacI family; this encodes MDAIRSCINHRQVAYRFCLPTQLLGKLTNPSLDCLRLQRKKGDLGDVTGWDARSLASKVVAPFNQEQECILGASSDPYVGNPMRIPRMVRNDSSKKDVAGWNVLVEVLEQVESRGSPEYTLSIFRQVLLEMFRRQQTLRFSYPLPPRVSLDAALALGRQFLGEKSGGDRALALCGALFDAIGSHFGLYARVNRARINASDEAIGQAADLECVDADGKVVIAVEVKDRILTLADVEGTLRKSRQRAIKDIFFAASAVQADHKSAIEERVAKAFAGGQNLYVFDFFDLARSVLALGGEAMRATFLRKIGEHLDSWNTQPANRQAWKQLLESI